The genomic interval TCTACGGCACCGTCGCGGGCCACCGGCCGTCGGCCACGGGCTGGACCGACTGGGGCACCCACTCCGGACCGGCGCCCAAGCTGACGGTGGCCGAGGACGGCACGGTCCCGGTGGAGTCCGGCTGGCGACTGACGCTGGACGACTGGGCCGAGGGCGACGGCGCGCAGTTGTCGAAGGCGTCCGTGGACACCGGTGGTTGGCTGCCGGCCACCGTCCCCGGCACGGTAGTCGGCTCGCTCGTGGACCAGGGCAAGCTGCCCGACCCCGTGGTCGGACTGAACAACCTCCACATCCCGGAGGCCCTGTCACGTCATTCGTGGTGGTACAGGCGGGAGTTCGAGCTGCCGCGCGGTCTGCGCACCGGTGCCGGGCGGCGGACCTGGCTGGAGTTCGACGGCATCAACCACACGGCCGACATCTGGCTCAACGGTCACCAAGTGGGAAGTCTGGCCTACCCGTTCGCCCGCTCGTCCCACGACGTGACCGAGCTGCTCGCAGCGGGTGGAGCCAACGCGCTCGCTGTGAAGATCACGCCGATGCCGGTACCCGGCAGCCCCGGTGACAAGGGCCCGGCCGGTGAGTCCTGGGTGGACGCGGGCGCCAACCAGATGAACCTCAACTCCCCCACCTACCTGGCCTCTTCGGGCTGGGACTGGATGCCGGCGGTACGCGACCGGGCCGCCGGCATCTGGAACCACGTCCGGCTGAGAACGACCGGCCATGTCGTGATCGGCGACCCGCGTGTCGACACCGTACTGCCGGACCTTCCCCAGGTGTCGACCGCCGAACTGACGATCGTCGTCCCGGTCCGCAACGCCGACACCACCGACCACAGGACGACGGTCTCGGCGGCCTTCGACAACGTGCGGGTCAGCAAGGTCGTCACCGTACCGGCCGGCGCGAGCGTCGACGTCACGTTCACGCCCGCCGTCTTCGGCCAACTACGCCTCCGCAACCCGGAGTTGTGGTGGCCCAACGGCCTGGGCGACCCGGCCCTCCACAAGCTCACCCTCACCGCGACGCTCGACGGCTCCGAGAGCGACCGCCGCACCACCCGGTTCGGCATCCGTCAGTTCGGCTACGAGTACGAGGTGCCGCTGCCGTTCGCCAACTCCGGTGACGCGTACACCCAGTCGGTGACGTTCGACCGGCAACAGGCCCGGTACGTGCGCGTCAAGTGCCTTACCCGGGCCTCCGGTTGGGGCTACTCCCTGTGGACCCTGGCCGTACGCGACAGCGCGCGGCCCGCCACCGACCTGGCCCTGCACGCGCAGGCCGACGCGTCGAGCACGGACGGGAACGACCACGCCGCCGGCAACGTGACCGACGGTGATCCCGGCACGCGCTGGTCCTCGGCCTACACGGACGACCAGTGGATCCGGGTCGACCTGGGGTCCGTGCAGTCCTTCGACGGGGTCGACCTGACCTGGGAACAGGCGTACGCGAAGACCTACTTGGTGCAGGTCTCCACCGACAACGCCACCTGGACCGATGCCGTGTCGGTGGACAACAGCGCGGTTCCGCTGCCCTTCAACAACGGCAACGCGAGCCTCCAGGTGGAGGACTTCGCTGCCCGGACCGCCCGTTACGTCCGTATCAACTGCGGCCTGCGCAATACCAGTTGGGGCAACTCCCTGTGGTCCCTCGGCGTCGTGGACAGCACCGCGCCAGGCACCGACCTGGCCCTGCACCAGAAGACCACCGCGTCCACCGAGGACCCCGACAACCCGGCCGCGCACGCCACCGACGGTGACACGAGCACCCGTTGGTCCTCGGAGTACGAGGACCACCAGTGGATCCAGGTCGACCTCGGAGCGTCAAAACGTTTCGACCGGGTCGCCATCCTCTGGGAGTCCGCGTACCCGAAGACCTACGTGATCCAGGTGTCGGACGACGCGGACACGTGGACCGACGTGAAGTCGGTGTCCAACACCCCCGACCCGTTGAAGATCAGCGTGAACGGCGTGCGGGTGCTGGCCCGGGGCGGCAACTGGGGCTGGGACGAGCTGTTGCGCCGGATGCCGCCGGAGCGGATGGACGCGGCCGTACGCATGCACCGCGACATGAACTTCACCATGATCCGCAACTGGGTGGGCACGTCCGACCGGGAGGAGTTCTTCGCCGCCTGCGACGAGCACGGGATCCTGGTGTGGAACGACTTCCCCAACGCGTGGGGCATGGACCCGCCG from Streptomyces sp. NBC_01288 carries:
- a CDS encoding discoidin domain-containing protein, which encodes MTDQSSSPRLSRRSVVTTGSTLLAGFGLGSLLPMSTATAAGAGTGTAPSSPGTPGELALHRPVSVSSTAYAPTPGEFVVDRLGSQGVRGSGWRAAAGDPQWIAIDLQAACAVTSIRLTFEADASDPVFTPPTTGNPADGTTGKEIQSSYSVEYVVETSTDHTTWTSAYRTTAGTGGVVNIQPTRPVTARWVRLTSLRRSNPNPLGLNGFEVYGTVAGHRPSATGWTDWGTHSGPAPKLTVAEDGTVPVESGWRLTLDDWAEGDGAQLSKASVDTGGWLPATVPGTVVGSLVDQGKLPDPVVGLNNLHIPEALSRHSWWYRREFELPRGLRTGAGRRTWLEFDGINHTADIWLNGHQVGSLAYPFARSSHDVTELLAAGGANALAVKITPMPVPGSPGDKGPAGESWVDAGANQMNLNSPTYLASSGWDWMPAVRDRAAGIWNHVRLRTTGHVVIGDPRVDTVLPDLPQVSTAELTIVVPVRNADTTDHRTTVSAAFDNVRVSKVVTVPAGASVDVTFTPAVFGQLRLRNPELWWPNGLGDPALHKLTLTATLDGSESDRRTTRFGIRQFGYEYEVPLPFANSGDAYTQSVTFDRQQARYVRVKCLTRASGWGYSLWTLAVRDSARPATDLALHAQADASSTDGNDHAAGNVTDGDPGTRWSSAYTDDQWIRVDLGSVQSFDGVDLTWEQAYAKTYLVQVSTDNATWTDAVSVDNSAVPLPFNNGNASLQVEDFAARTARYVRINCGLRNTSWGNSLWSLGVVDSTAPGTDLALHQKTTASTEDPDNPAAHATDGDTSTRWSSEYEDHQWIQVDLGASKRFDRVAILWESAYPKTYVIQVSDDADTWTDVKSVSNTPDPLKISVNGVRVLARGGNWGWDELLRRMPPERMDAAVRMHRDMNFTMIRNWVGTSDREEFFAACDEHGILVWNDFPNAWGMDPPDHDAFNSIARDTVLRYRIHPSVVIWCGANEGNPPAAIDQGMREAVEGQAPGILYQNNSAGGIITGGGPYGWVEPEKYFDPTTYGSKDFGFHTEIGMPVVSTAASMRNMTGDEPEWPIRGAWYYHDWSERGNQAPQTYKAAVEARLGTTTGLDDFARKAQFVNYENTRAMFEAWNANLWDNASGLMLWMSHPAWHSTVWQTYDYDFDVNGTYYGARSACEPLHVQADPEGRVIAVNHTRGGLKNAVVSAQLLDLTGRRLTGNKTTRLDVAPAATAKAFTAAWTDDLPDLHLLRLTLTGGDGRVLSRNTYWRYRTPAAMRALGKAPQTKVSASLGRVSRSGARTELTATVRNHGSAVAAMVRLSLKDGATGHRVLPTLYSHNYLWLLPDESQTVTLSWPTRALASGRPLLEVEAYNSRPSTAS